A window of the Lactuca sativa cultivar Salinas chromosome 7, Lsat_Salinas_v11, whole genome shotgun sequence genome harbors these coding sequences:
- the LOC111896687 gene encoding vacuole membrane protein KMS1: MPISGLREKHKQELENLTLIAQPFKTLKLFIVAVVQYITRSLVYLLTHVVWLMLFVTLTVAGGLLFLSVDGPHGKHVEELLEYARFGLWWVALGVASSIGLGSGLHTFVLYLGPHIAFFTIKAMQCGRVDLKSAVYDTIQLNRSPTWLQKDCSEFGPPLFSSSQGVQVPLSSILPQVQVEAILWGLGTALGELPPYFISRAASISGDKMDVTEELDASSSESNGVASNLNHMKRWFLSHAQYLNFFTILVLASVPNPLFDLAGIMCGQFGIPFWKFFLATLIGKAIVKTHIQTVFIISVCNNQLLDWIENELIWMLSFIPGVASALPTIVAKLHAMKEKYMAAPLPVTSNIKVKSWDLSFASVWNSIVWLMLLNFFVKIVNSTAQRYLKKQQEIEIAALKKLEQSED, encoded by the exons ATGCCGATCTCAG GATTGCGTGAGAAGCATAAACAAGAACTCGAGAATCTGACATTAATAGCACAACCTTTCAAAACATTGAAGCTTTTTATAGTGGCTGTTGTTCAGTATATAACGAGATCACTGGTATACCTTCTGACACATGTTGTCTGGCTTATGCTTTTTGTCACACTCACAGTTGCAGGTGGACTCTTGTTTCTGTCTGTGGATGGTCCTCATGGAAAG CATGTTGAAGAGCTTCTTGAATATGCAAGGTTTGGACTGTGGTGGGTAGCTCTTGGTGTTGCATCTTCCATTGGTCTTG GTTCTGGGTTGCACACTTTTGTTCTATATCTGGGTCCCCACATTGCTTTCTTCACAATAAAAGCAATGCAGTGTGGTCGGGTGGATCTTAAAAGTGCTGTTTATGATACAATACAGTTAAACAGAAGCCCTACATGGCTTCAAAAAGATTGTTCAGAGTTTGGGCCTCCATTGTTTTCATCCTCTCAAGGTGTTCAGGTTCCACTTAGCAGCATTTTGCCACAAGTACAAGTAGAAGCTATTCTTTGGGGCCTTGGAACTGCATTAGGAGAGCTACCTCCATATTTCATTTCTAGAGCAG CAAGTATCTCGGGTGACAAAATGGATGTGACAGAAGAACTGGATGCTTCCTCATCAGAGAGTAATGGAGTTGCTTCAAACTTAAATCACATGAAGCGTTGGTTCCTATCACATGCACAATATTTGAACTTTTTTACAATTCTTGTGCTTGCTTCG GTGCCAAATCCTCTGTTTGACCTTGCTGGAATTATGTGTGGGCAATTTGGGATTCCATTTTGGAAGTTTTTTCTTGCAACCCTAATTGGAAAGGCAATCGTAAAAACTCACATACAG ACAGTATTCATCATCTCAGTGTGCAACAATCAACTTCTTGATTGGATAGAAAATGAATTGATATGGATGCTTAGCTTCATCCCTGGTGTGGCTTCTGCCCTTCCCACCATTGTAGCTAAACTGCATGCAATGAAGGAGAAATACATGGCTGCCCCTCTCCCTGTCACATCAAACATCAAG GTGAAATCATGGGATCTATCGTTTGCTTCAGTCTGGAACTCTATTGTGTGGTTAATGCTGTTGAACTTCTTTGTGAAGATTGTGAACTCAACTGCACAGAGGTATCTCAAGAAGCAGCAAGAAATAGAAATAGCTGCTCTCAAAAAGTTAGAGCAATCAgaggattga